One region of Triticum aestivum cultivar Chinese Spring chromosome 6B, IWGSC CS RefSeq v2.1, whole genome shotgun sequence genomic DNA includes:
- the LOC123137041 gene encoding high mobility group B protein 9 isoform X1 encodes MRGDTRAAAEMSVADAAAAADKGKEKVEEPVPAARAAGGGNGRFMAYPARMAEHKSVVADAALFRAELEKLHAHMGTKLKVPIIGGKDLDLHQLFKEVTSRGGIDKVKAESRWREVTASFIFPATATNASFMLKKYYMSLLYHFEQLYFFGAQGWYQQESDPRSLPCIDVRAETQNTEKRKRATNASSDPALASDNVDVDVIIDGKFEHGYIVTVIMGSKSTKAVLYNYNEEPALTTLAPTMPINNTGSKGGRRRRQRRKKLSTTDPRHPKPNRSGYNFFFQDQHRKLKPDYPGQDRLISKMIGERWNNLSPEDKAVYQERGVQDKERYQSQLAAYREELRTGQPMSNPVPIIGNVPIQQTFPQTEVTIDEVDSKVSKGHMLLSNQRYNNSDEGVDSGGKLVEGEEFNTDTSPEPSIDTTDSPGLLDPSADGDRFELRRRENPNKNEKQSTAPK; translated from the exons ATGCGAG GGGATACGAGGGCAGCGGCGGAGATGTCCGTTGCCGATGCTGCCGCTGCGGCGGACAAAGGTAAGGAGAAGGTGGAGGAGCCtgtgccggcggcgagggcggcggggggcGGAAATGGGAGGTTCATGGCGTACCCGGCGCGGATGGCGGAGCACAAAAGCGTGGTGGCGGACGCCGCCCTCTTTAGGGCTGAGCTCGAGAAGCTGCACGCGCACATGGGCACAAAACTCAA GGTGCCAATTATTGGTGGAAAAGACCTGGATCTTCATCAACTATTTAAGGAAGTTACCTCACGAGGTGGCATTGATAAG GTCAAGGCAGAAAGCAGATGGAGAGAAGTAACCGCGTCATTTATTTTTCCTGCGACTGCGACAAATGCTTCTTTTATGTTGAAAAAATACTATATGTCGCTGTTATACCATTTTGAACAGCTCTACTTCTTTGGAGCACAGGGCTGGTATCAACAAGAAAGTG ATCCCAGATCACTGCCTTGCATAGACGTGAGAGCTGAAACACAAAACACCGAGAAAAGAAAAAGGGCCACCAATGCCTCTTCAG ACCCAGCTTTGGCTTCTGATAATGTCGATGTGGATGTAATAATTGATGGCAAGTTTGAACATGGTTACATTGTAACTGTTATTATGGGATCAAAATCCACAAAAGCAGTCCTTTATAATTACAATGAGGAACCTGCTCTTACAACTCTGGCACCTACTATGCCCATAAACAACACTGGTTCGAAGGGTGGACGTAGGCGGAGGCAGCGCAGGAAGAAGCTAAGTACAACAGACCCCAGACATCCCAAACCGAACAGGAGCGGCTATAATTTCTTTTTCCAAGACCAGCACAGAAAGCTAAAGCCAGATTATCCTGGCCAGGACAGGCTGATCAGTAAAATGATTGGTGAACGGTGGAACAATCTAAGCCCTGAAGACAAAGCT GTGTACCAAGAAAGAGGTGTACAGGACAAGGAGAGATACCAGTCTCAGTTGGCTGCTTATAGAGAAGAACTGAGAACAGGCCAGCCTATGAGCAATCCTGTGCCTATTATCGGCAATGTACCTATCCAGCAGACATTTCCCCAGACAGAAGTAACTATTGATGAAGTGGACTCCAAGGTCAGTAAAGGACATATGCTGCTGTCCAATCAAAGGTACAACAACAGCGACGAAGGTGTTGATTCAGGTGGAAAACTTGTTGAAGGTGAAGAGTTCAACACGGATACATCTCCTGAGCCTAGCATTGATACCACTGATTCGCCTGGGCTGCTTGATCCTTCTGCTGATGGCGACCGATTTGAACTTCGCAGGAGGGAGAACCCCAACAAAAATGAGAAACAGAGCACTGCACCTAAATAA
- the LOC123137041 gene encoding high mobility group B protein 9 isoform X2, with amino-acid sequence MSVADAAAAADKGKEKVEEPVPAARAAGGGNGRFMAYPARMAEHKSVVADAALFRAELEKLHAHMGTKLKVPIIGGKDLDLHQLFKEVTSRGGIDKVKAESRWREVTASFIFPATATNASFMLKKYYMSLLYHFEQLYFFGAQGWYQQESDPRSLPCIDVRAETQNTEKRKRATNASSDPALASDNVDVDVIIDGKFEHGYIVTVIMGSKSTKAVLYNYNEEPALTTLAPTMPINNTGSKGGRRRRQRRKKLSTTDPRHPKPNRSGYNFFFQDQHRKLKPDYPGQDRLISKMIGERWNNLSPEDKAVYQERGVQDKERYQSQLAAYREELRTGQPMSNPVPIIGNVPIQQTFPQTEVTIDEVDSKVSKGHMLLSNQRYNNSDEGVDSGGKLVEGEEFNTDTSPEPSIDTTDSPGLLDPSADGDRFELRRRENPNKNEKQSTAPK; translated from the exons ATGTCCGTTGCCGATGCTGCCGCTGCGGCGGACAAAGGTAAGGAGAAGGTGGAGGAGCCtgtgccggcggcgagggcggcggggggcGGAAATGGGAGGTTCATGGCGTACCCGGCGCGGATGGCGGAGCACAAAAGCGTGGTGGCGGACGCCGCCCTCTTTAGGGCTGAGCTCGAGAAGCTGCACGCGCACATGGGCACAAAACTCAA GGTGCCAATTATTGGTGGAAAAGACCTGGATCTTCATCAACTATTTAAGGAAGTTACCTCACGAGGTGGCATTGATAAG GTCAAGGCAGAAAGCAGATGGAGAGAAGTAACCGCGTCATTTATTTTTCCTGCGACTGCGACAAATGCTTCTTTTATGTTGAAAAAATACTATATGTCGCTGTTATACCATTTTGAACAGCTCTACTTCTTTGGAGCACAGGGCTGGTATCAACAAGAAAGTG ATCCCAGATCACTGCCTTGCATAGACGTGAGAGCTGAAACACAAAACACCGAGAAAAGAAAAAGGGCCACCAATGCCTCTTCAG ACCCAGCTTTGGCTTCTGATAATGTCGATGTGGATGTAATAATTGATGGCAAGTTTGAACATGGTTACATTGTAACTGTTATTATGGGATCAAAATCCACAAAAGCAGTCCTTTATAATTACAATGAGGAACCTGCTCTTACAACTCTGGCACCTACTATGCCCATAAACAACACTGGTTCGAAGGGTGGACGTAGGCGGAGGCAGCGCAGGAAGAAGCTAAGTACAACAGACCCCAGACATCCCAAACCGAACAGGAGCGGCTATAATTTCTTTTTCCAAGACCAGCACAGAAAGCTAAAGCCAGATTATCCTGGCCAGGACAGGCTGATCAGTAAAATGATTGGTGAACGGTGGAACAATCTAAGCCCTGAAGACAAAGCT GTGTACCAAGAAAGAGGTGTACAGGACAAGGAGAGATACCAGTCTCAGTTGGCTGCTTATAGAGAAGAACTGAGAACAGGCCAGCCTATGAGCAATCCTGTGCCTATTATCGGCAATGTACCTATCCAGCAGACATTTCCCCAGACAGAAGTAACTATTGATGAAGTGGACTCCAAGGTCAGTAAAGGACATATGCTGCTGTCCAATCAAAGGTACAACAACAGCGACGAAGGTGTTGATTCAGGTGGAAAACTTGTTGAAGGTGAAGAGTTCAACACGGATACATCTCCTGAGCCTAGCATTGATACCACTGATTCGCCTGGGCTGCTTGATCCTTCTGCTGATGGCGACCGATTTGAACTTCGCAGGAGGGAGAACCCCAACAAAAATGAGAAACAGAGCACTGCACCTAAATAA